In one Phycisphaeraceae bacterium genomic region, the following are encoded:
- a CDS encoding efflux RND transporter periplasmic adaptor subunit, producing the protein MNSCFRITIPLLLLAMAVTPACNDKKQNTRPTETHDDHGHNHDSNAHDHGHDEEDEEAHDEHDHHEDAEENHDEHSDEVTLTADAIRKSGIHVEQAGKKVLVGTFVAPARVSFNLERMAHVGTPISGRVAQIKVRLGDSVKQGDVLMVIDSPDLGEAQSDFLQKRTAVTTAGPAVELARSAYERAEQLHKDIQGISLTEVQRREAEWRAAQGALHTAEAALKAAENRLHLLGMSSEAIKSLTDNGEIDPSSAIRAPMEGEVIDREATLGELVGPDREALVVLADMSTLWVLADVPEAVLHDVAVGSRAQLVVSTRNQTIDGTVAYVLPQVKAETRSGSVRIEVDGASSGLRPGMFVQARIDLAAGDHGNEPVLAIPEAAVQVVEGEMSVFVPVKGEANTFTRRPVKVGPQVGRLVPVLDGLREGESVVVSGSFILKAELGKAGAAHEH; encoded by the coding sequence ATGAACTCATGCTTTCGCATCACGATTCCTCTTCTCCTGCTGGCCATGGCCGTCACGCCGGCCTGCAACGACAAGAAACAAAACACCAGACCGACCGAAACTCACGACGACCACGGGCACAACCATGACAGCAACGCCCACGATCACGGCCACGATGAGGAGGACGAAGAAGCGCACGATGAGCACGATCATCACGAAGACGCCGAGGAAAACCATGACGAGCACAGCGATGAAGTGACGCTCACCGCCGACGCGATCCGCAAGTCGGGAATCCATGTCGAGCAGGCGGGAAAAAAAGTTCTGGTCGGCACCTTCGTCGCTCCGGCGCGCGTGTCGTTCAACCTGGAACGTATGGCACATGTCGGCACGCCAATCTCCGGTCGAGTCGCTCAGATCAAGGTCCGGCTGGGTGACTCCGTTAAACAGGGCGACGTGCTCATGGTCATTGACAGCCCCGATCTGGGCGAAGCGCAAAGCGACTTTCTGCAAAAGCGAACCGCGGTCACCACTGCCGGCCCCGCGGTGGAGCTGGCGCGTAGTGCCTACGAACGGGCGGAGCAGTTGCACAAGGACATCCAAGGCATCTCTCTGACCGAGGTGCAGCGTCGTGAAGCGGAATGGCGTGCCGCACAGGGCGCGCTGCACACCGCCGAGGCCGCTCTCAAGGCCGCCGAAAACCGTCTGCACCTGCTGGGCATGAGCAGCGAAGCGATCAAGTCGCTCACGGACAACGGCGAGATCGACCCGAGCAGCGCCATCCGCGCACCGATGGAAGGCGAGGTTATCGATCGTGAAGCGACGCTCGGTGAGTTGGTCGGTCCCGACCGCGAAGCACTGGTGGTGCTGGCGGACATGAGCACGCTCTGGGTTCTGGCGGACGTACCCGAAGCAGTGCTCCATGACGTTGCGGTCGGCTCCAGGGCGCAGCTCGTCGTCAGCACCAGAAATCAGACGATCGACGGCACGGTGGCGTATGTGCTGCCGCAGGTCAAAGCTGAGACGCGCAGCGGTTCCGTGCGCATCGAGGTGGATGGCGCATCATCAGGGCTGCGACCGGGCATGTTCGTTCAGGCGCGGATCGATCTGGCCGCGGGTGACCATGGAAACGAGCCGGTACTGGCGATCCCGGAGGCCGCGGTGCAGGTCGTCGAGGGTGAAATGTCCGTGTTCGTTCCCGTCAAAGGTGAAGCCAATACGTTTACCCGCCGTCCGGTGAAAGTCGGCCCGCAGGTGGGGCGCCTGGTGCCCGTGCTTGACGGGCTGCGCGAAGGTGAGTCGGTGGTCGTCTCCGGCAGCTTCATCCTCAAGGCTGAGTTAGGCAAGGCTGGTGCCGCTCACGAACACTGA
- a CDS encoding CusA/CzcA family heavy metal efflux RND transporter: MLERVLQYSIRHRWLIVLLTLAASAVGVYSLQRLPIDAVPDITNNQVQINTEFLSLSPHEIEKQVTFPIETALAGIPGLEYTRSLSRNGFSQVTAVFEDSVDIYFIRQQVSERISEAREGLPPGAEPIMGPVTTGLGEVYMYTVEFEHPDGRDAAIADGQPGWQSDGTYLTPEGQRLTSELERASYLRTVQDWIIRPQLRNVKDVAGVDSIGGYEKQFHVQPDPMKLVSYGLTFTDVIDALEKNNASTGAGYIEHKGEAYNVRASGRITTSEEIETIVLGSHHGTPIYVRDVAVVGLGAELRTGSASEDGQEVVVGTAMMLIGANSRTVAAAVDAKMADINRGLPPDIRAKTVLNRTTLVNATIETVAKNLAEGAILVIVILFLMLGNIRAALITALAIPLSMLLTATGMVSAGISGNLMSLGAIDFGIIVDGSVIIVENCLRVLAERQHHLGRRLTLAERLEAVFDASKQVRSATAFGEAIIITVYLPILALTGTEGKMFRPMAATVIFALVGAFVLSLTFIPAMVALCIRGRVKEKEIFLVRWAKAAYAPIVRQAVRLRWIVVPAAIVVFALSLLLFTRLGQEFVPTLDEKNIAMHAMRIPSTGITMSSQMQFEVERTIREKFPEVQYVFSKTGTAEMASDPMPPNVSDTFIMLKPENQWRSEAELDRLIEQQRHELSGLGGSDAGHEDEHDHGANGTDGHGHGPPPAGHKGKLLALLQIELQAVPGNNYEFTQPIQMRFNELIAGVRGDVAVKVYGDEFEDMLPAAQAIARVLQETPGAEGVKVEQTEGLPIMNVTVDRNAIARYGLNIADVQEVIAIAIGGRESGLVYEGDRRFDLMVRLPEEVRSDIPSLANLPIPLPRRDDDEPVDFQPVLTGRAFAPPPMPAFIPLGTIAKIEVAEGPNQISRENGKRRVVVQCNVRGRDIGSFVTEAQDRIAREVSLKAGTWLDWGGQFENLVAARQRLMIVVPLCFFLIFLLLFGTFNSVKYALMVFTGVPLALTGGIVALWLRGMPFSISAAVGFIALSGVAVLNGLVMVTFINQLRMEGETLDEAIVRGSLTRLRPVLMTALVAAFGFVPMALARGTGAEVQKPLATVVIGGIISSTILTLVVLPALYRLWNLAENPRPAAPAPTGEASTH; the protein is encoded by the coding sequence ATGCTTGAACGAGTCCTTCAATATTCCATCCGGCATCGCTGGTTGATCGTTCTCCTGACGCTGGCGGCATCCGCCGTCGGCGTGTATTCGCTTCAACGGCTGCCCATCGACGCGGTGCCGGACATCACCAACAATCAGGTGCAGATCAACACCGAGTTTCTTTCGCTGTCACCTCACGAGATCGAAAAACAGGTGACGTTTCCCATCGAGACGGCCCTGGCGGGGATTCCCGGACTGGAATACACACGGTCGCTCTCCCGTAACGGCTTTTCGCAGGTCACGGCGGTCTTTGAAGACTCCGTGGATATCTACTTCATCCGCCAGCAGGTCAGTGAAAGGATCAGCGAAGCGCGTGAGGGGCTTCCGCCCGGTGCCGAGCCGATCATGGGGCCGGTCACGACCGGCCTGGGTGAGGTGTACATGTACACCGTCGAGTTTGAGCATCCCGACGGCCGGGACGCGGCGATCGCTGACGGTCAACCCGGCTGGCAGAGCGACGGAACCTATCTCACACCCGAAGGGCAGCGGCTGACCAGCGAGCTGGAACGCGCGTCCTATCTCCGCACGGTGCAGGACTGGATCATCCGTCCGCAACTGCGCAACGTGAAAGACGTGGCGGGCGTGGACTCCATCGGCGGCTATGAAAAACAGTTCCACGTCCAGCCCGACCCGATGAAGCTCGTCAGCTACGGGTTGACCTTCACCGATGTGATCGACGCGCTGGAAAAGAACAACGCCAGCACCGGTGCCGGATACATCGAACACAAAGGCGAGGCGTACAACGTCCGCGCCAGCGGCCGGATCACGACTTCGGAAGAAATCGAGACCATCGTGCTCGGCTCGCACCACGGCACGCCGATCTACGTGCGTGATGTCGCAGTCGTCGGCCTGGGCGCAGAGCTGCGCACAGGTTCCGCCAGCGAGGATGGTCAGGAGGTGGTCGTCGGCACAGCCATGATGCTCATCGGCGCCAACAGCCGCACCGTCGCCGCCGCCGTCGATGCGAAAATGGCGGACATCAATCGCGGTCTGCCTCCCGACATCCGCGCCAAGACCGTTCTGAACCGGACCACGCTGGTTAACGCAACGATTGAAACGGTCGCAAAAAATCTCGCTGAGGGCGCGATCCTCGTGATCGTCATCCTCTTTCTCATGCTCGGAAACATCCGAGCAGCTCTGATCACCGCGCTGGCGATCCCGTTGTCAATGCTTCTGACCGCCACCGGCATGGTCAGCGCCGGCATCAGCGGAAATCTCATGAGTCTGGGAGCAATCGACTTCGGCATCATCGTGGACGGGTCCGTCATCATCGTTGAAAACTGCCTGCGGGTGCTCGCGGAGCGGCAGCATCATCTGGGCCGCAGGCTCACGCTCGCTGAGCGGCTCGAAGCGGTTTTCGATGCCAGCAAACAGGTACGATCCGCGACCGCTTTCGGTGAGGCGATCATCATCACGGTGTATCTGCCGATCCTCGCGCTGACCGGTACGGAGGGGAAAATGTTCCGGCCGATGGCGGCGACGGTGATCTTCGCCCTCGTCGGCGCGTTTGTGCTTTCTTTGACCTTCATCCCCGCGATGGTCGCCTTGTGCATCCGGGGCAGAGTCAAGGAAAAGGAAATTTTCCTCGTCCGCTGGGCCAAGGCCGCCTACGCACCGATCGTCCGCCAGGCGGTACGGCTGCGCTGGATCGTCGTCCCCGCCGCCATTGTCGTCTTCGCCCTTTCGCTGCTCCTCTTTACACGGCTCGGCCAGGAGTTCGTGCCCACACTCGATGAAAAAAATATCGCCATGCACGCGATGCGCATTCCCAGCACCGGCATCACGATGTCCAGTCAGATGCAGTTCGAGGTCGAGCGCACCATCCGGGAGAAGTTTCCCGAAGTGCAGTACGTCTTTTCCAAGACCGGCACAGCAGAGATGGCATCGGACCCGATGCCGCCCAATGTCAGCGACACCTTCATCATGCTCAAGCCTGAAAACCAGTGGCGCAGCGAGGCTGAGCTGGACCGCCTGATCGAGCAGCAGCGACACGAGCTGAGCGGGCTGGGCGGCTCTGATGCGGGACATGAAGATGAACACGATCACGGAGCCAACGGTACTGACGGGCACGGGCATGGACCGCCTCCTGCAGGACACAAGGGCAAGCTTCTCGCGTTGCTCCAGATCGAGCTGCAAGCCGTGCCGGGTAACAACTACGAGTTCACGCAGCCGATCCAGATGCGGTTCAACGAGTTGATCGCCGGAGTGCGCGGCGATGTAGCGGTGAAGGTTTACGGCGACGAGTTCGAGGACATGCTGCCCGCGGCACAGGCGATCGCCCGCGTGCTCCAGGAAACTCCCGGAGCCGAGGGCGTCAAGGTCGAGCAGACCGAAGGGCTGCCCATCATGAATGTCACGGTGGATCGTAATGCCATCGCACGCTACGGCCTGAACATCGCCGACGTGCAGGAGGTGATCGCCATCGCCATTGGCGGGCGTGAATCGGGACTCGTTTATGAGGGCGATCGCCGCTTTGACCTGATGGTGCGTCTGCCTGAGGAGGTTCGCAGCGACATTCCCTCGCTGGCGAATCTTCCCATTCCGCTGCCGCGGCGTGACGATGACGAGCCGGTCGATTTTCAACCGGTACTGACCGGCCGCGCGTTTGCTCCGCCGCCGATGCCCGCCTTCATCCCGCTGGGCACGATCGCAAAGATCGAAGTCGCCGAAGGCCCCAACCAGATCAGCCGCGAGAACGGCAAGCGGCGCGTCGTGGTCCAGTGCAACGTCCGGGGACGCGACATCGGTTCCTTCGTCACCGAAGCGCAGGATCGCATCGCGCGCGAAGTATCGCTCAAAGCGGGCACCTGGCTCGACTGGGGCGGACAATTTGAAAACCTCGTCGCGGCGCGTCAGCGGTTGATGATCGTCGTCCCGCTCTGCTTCTTCCTGATCTTCCTGCTGCTTTTCGGCACGTTCAACAGCGTCAAGTATGCGCTGATGGTTTTCACAGGTGTGCCGCTGGCACTGACCGGAGGCATCGTGGCACTCTGGCTGCGCGGCATGCCGTTTTCCATTTCCGCGGCTGTCGGTTTCATCGCGCTGTCGGGGGTGGCGGTGCTCAACGGCCTGGTAATGGTCACTTTCATCAACCAGCTCCGCATGGAAGGCGAGACGCTCGACGAAGCGATCGTGCGCGGCTCGCTGACACGACTGCGACCCGTGCTCATGACGGCACTGGTGGCGGCATTCGGCTTTGTCCCCATGGCCTTGGCGCGAGGTACCGGCGCGGAGGTGCAAAAGCCGCTGGCGACCGTCGTCATCGGCGGCATCATCTCCTCGACCATCCTGACCCTGGTGGTGTTGCCGGCCCTTTATCGTCTGTGGAACCTCGCGGAAAACCCCCGACCTGCCGCCCCCGCTCCCACAGGCGAAGCCTCGACCCATTGA
- a CDS encoding UDPGP type 1 family protein encodes MTTTNLASRHTAAVKVLETAGQAHVLRFYDDLNDAQRHELLAQIEGIDWPEVKRLVESHVRQKPTFKLPENVKPAPWYPNTPPADLKDRYIEARKLGEDLIRRGRVAAFTVAGGQGTRLGWDGPKGSFPATAIRSISLFESMAEYIRKTELKYHAAGGIPWYIMTSPINDADTRAFFEKHRYFGLNPRNVMMFPQAMMPAIDAATGWALLESESSLALSPNGHGGSLKALCTSGAIADMRRRGIEQISYTQVDNPIVKVIDPQFLGLHALDGCEMSSKMLPKREPLEKLGNFCLVDGRMTVIEYSDLPETLARETLANGELRFRAGSIAIHVIRVDFVASLNQSAQGFSLPFHRADKKVPYIDLETRRSVTPGSNNAVKLETFVFDALPMTTRSIIFETDRIDEFAPIKNADAAPIHQSVDSPHTSKLGQTERAARWLESRGVKVARRDGTVDAVIEISQLTAIESADLPAEKLPAAIKPGDRILL; translated from the coding sequence ATGACGACCACGAACTTGGCATCACGTCACACCGCCGCCGTTAAGGTGCTCGAAACCGCGGGTCAGGCGCACGTCCTTCGGTTTTATGACGATCTCAATGACGCGCAGCGTCACGAATTGCTTGCACAGATTGAGGGCATCGACTGGCCGGAGGTCAAGCGGCTGGTCGAGTCGCATGTGCGGCAGAAGCCGACCTTCAAGCTGCCCGAAAACGTCAAGCCCGCGCCGTGGTATCCGAACACTCCGCCTGCGGACCTCAAGGACAGATACATCGAAGCGCGGAAGCTGGGCGAAGACCTCATCCGCCGTGGTCGTGTCGCGGCATTCACCGTGGCGGGCGGACAGGGCACGCGGCTCGGCTGGGACGGGCCAAAGGGTTCGTTTCCCGCGACGGCGATCCGCAGCATCTCACTCTTTGAGTCGATGGCGGAATACATCCGCAAGACGGAATTGAAATATCACGCAGCGGGCGGCATTCCCTGGTACATCATGACCAGCCCGATCAACGATGCCGACACCCGCGCATTTTTTGAGAAGCACCGATATTTCGGTCTCAACCCGCGCAACGTGATGATGTTTCCGCAGGCGATGATGCCGGCGATCGACGCCGCGACGGGCTGGGCGCTGCTTGAGTCTGAATCGAGCCTGGCTCTGTCCCCCAATGGTCACGGCGGATCGCTCAAGGCTCTGTGCACCAGCGGCGCCATCGCCGACATGCGCAGACGCGGCATCGAACAGATCAGCTACACGCAGGTGGATAACCCGATCGTCAAGGTCATTGACCCGCAGTTCCTCGGCCTGCACGCGCTGGATGGATGCGAGATGTCTTCCAAGATGCTGCCCAAGCGGGAACCGCTGGAAAAACTGGGGAATTTCTGCCTCGTTGACGGCAGGATGACCGTTATCGAATACTCTGATCTGCCTGAGACACTTGCCCGTGAGACTCTCGCCAACGGCGAGTTGCGCTTCCGCGCCGGCTCTATCGCCATTCATGTGATCCGCGTGGATTTCGTGGCGTCACTCAATCAGAGTGCGCAAGGGTTTTCCCTGCCATTCCACCGCGCGGACAAGAAGGTTCCCTACATTGATTTGGAGACGCGCCGCAGCGTGACTCCCGGCAGTAATAACGCGGTCAAGCTGGAGACGTTTGTATTTGATGCGCTGCCGATGACGACGCGCTCGATCATTTTCGAGACTGATCGCATTGATGAGTTCGCCCCGATCAAAAACGCCGACGCTGCCCCGATCCATCAGAGCGTGGACAGCCCGCACACGAGCAAGCTGGGGCAGACGGAACGGGCGGCGCGATGGCTCGAATCGCGCGGCGTGAAAGTTGCGCGTCGTGACGGAACCGTCGATGCAGTTATCGAGATCAGCCAGCTCACAGCTATCGAATCAGCAGACCTGCCTGCGGAGAAACTGCCCGCTGCGATCAAGCCGGGTGATCGTATCTTGCTTTAA
- a CDS encoding alpha-mannosidase has protein sequence MAANTSPTDDRITLHLVGHAHIDPVWLWRWHEGFSETHATFRSALDRMKEFPEFIFTASAAAHYEWIEINDPAMFRQIKQRVKEGRWVPAGGWWVESDLNLVNGESLIRQALAGKRYFREKLGFDCRVGFSPDSFGHSAHLPKILAGCGFEGYLYMRPNDTENPRVPMPVYRWYAPDGSMVIAFRLVWSYNAHSVQGLETKHSRIPQIVAGTPFARDMFCFYGVGNHGGGPTIELLKAITAWRKDPSRHRLVFNSMEGFLKVARPKLAAMPEWRDEMQPHALGCLTAEARVKATNRRTEEALLSAEIWSSVAEMVTKRVPRRQPMDRAWKDLLFNQFHDILPGSSVRQAYADARDQVGGAAHVAATQAVESIASIAWNVDTRGEDAPLLIFNPHPFAFEGVIETEDIGFGLAAGETLALVDAKGRPTPHQLVAPHTLCQRVRVAAKVSLPAMGYTFLRQRKVAAGSDKARSSSTRSTIVTTQNQSLKNDALEVSLNREGYLSLRDLRSDTEVFTNSGGCVPLLIEDHSDTWSHRITRFDKVAGRFEMVDSAVLEAGPVRGRLRVNYKYGNSALRLDYTLGAGEPFVGIEAWIDWREQWKMLKLALPTGLDAIDTTAEVPYGTARRLADGVEWPMSQWVDIASPKGTRGLAVANDSKHGYSAQAGELRLSLLRSPPHAYDENTPIDFSNPHLEWMDQGVHEFRLALIPHTGDWRDAGVIEIARQLNRPPICLAETFHGGRLPARAGFIECQGAGVYVGAFKPAEKGKGWIVRANEWFGRRTRASFTLPALGRTWQATFGPHQLKTFFVPARKSAAVREVNHLEEPL, from the coding sequence ATGGCTGCCAACACTTCTCCGACCGATGACCGAATCACGCTCCACCTCGTGGGACACGCACACATCGACCCTGTCTGGCTCTGGCGGTGGCACGAAGGGTTCTCGGAGACACACGCGACCTTTCGCTCCGCGCTGGATCGGATGAAGGAGTTTCCTGAGTTCATCTTTACCGCGTCGGCTGCGGCGCACTATGAATGGATCGAAATAAATGATCCCGCCATGTTCCGCCAGATCAAGCAGCGGGTGAAGGAAGGCCGCTGGGTGCCCGCAGGGGGATGGTGGGTCGAGTCTGATCTTAATCTCGTCAACGGAGAATCCCTGATCCGTCAGGCACTGGCGGGCAAACGATATTTTCGGGAAAAGCTCGGCTTTGACTGTCGCGTGGGATTTTCACCCGACTCATTCGGCCACAGCGCACACCTGCCCAAAATCCTCGCCGGCTGCGGATTCGAGGGCTATCTCTACATGCGCCCTAACGACACGGAAAACCCGCGCGTACCCATGCCCGTTTACCGCTGGTACGCTCCCGACGGGTCCATGGTGATCGCCTTTCGACTCGTCTGGTCCTACAACGCTCATTCGGTGCAGGGACTGGAAACCAAACACAGCCGCATCCCTCAGATCGTGGCTGGCACTCCGTTCGCGCGCGATATGTTCTGCTTTTACGGTGTCGGTAATCACGGCGGCGGGCCAACCATCGAATTGCTCAAAGCCATCACAGCCTGGCGGAAAGATCCGTCACGGCACCGGCTGGTGTTCAACTCCATGGAAGGATTTCTGAAGGTCGCCCGTCCCAAACTCGCCGCGATGCCCGAATGGCGCGACGAGATGCAGCCGCACGCGCTGGGCTGTCTGACTGCCGAGGCTCGTGTGAAGGCGACCAACCGCCGCACAGAGGAAGCCCTGCTCTCCGCCGAGATCTGGTCGAGTGTCGCGGAGATGGTCACGAAGCGCGTGCCGCGACGACAGCCGATGGACCGGGCGTGGAAGGACCTGCTTTTCAATCAGTTCCATGACATCCTGCCCGGTTCATCTGTTCGTCAGGCTTACGCCGATGCACGCGATCAGGTCGGCGGAGCGGCACACGTCGCGGCGACGCAGGCGGTCGAATCCATCGCGTCCATCGCCTGGAATGTGGACACACGGGGAGAGGATGCACCGCTGCTGATTTTCAACCCGCACCCTTTCGCCTTCGAGGGTGTGATCGAGACGGAAGATATCGGCTTCGGACTGGCTGCGGGAGAAACGCTTGCGCTGGTGGACGCCAAGGGCAGGCCGACGCCTCATCAGCTCGTCGCTCCGCACACGCTCTGCCAACGGGTCAGGGTGGCTGCGAAAGTTTCCCTGCCGGCGATGGGTTACACCTTCCTGCGTCAGCGTAAAGTCGCGGCTGGCTCCGACAAGGCGCGATCATCGAGTACGCGCAGCACGATCGTCACGACACAGAATCAATCGTTGAAAAACGATGCTCTGGAAGTTTCACTCAATCGTGAGGGGTATCTCTCCCTGCGCGATTTGCGCAGCGACACAGAAGTATTCACTAACAGCGGCGGATGCGTGCCGCTGCTGATCGAAGATCACAGCGACACTTGGAGTCACCGCATCACGCGGTTCGACAAAGTGGCAGGCCGATTTGAAATGGTCGATTCGGCGGTACTCGAAGCCGGCCCGGTGCGGGGTCGGTTGCGAGTCAATTACAAGTACGGCAACTCCGCGCTGCGGCTCGACTACACGCTCGGAGCCGGTGAACCGTTCGTCGGCATCGAGGCTTGGATCGATTGGCGCGAGCAATGGAAAATGCTCAAGCTCGCGCTGCCCACGGGACTCGATGCCATCGACACCACCGCGGAGGTTCCCTACGGCACCGCCCGCCGATTGGCAGATGGGGTTGAGTGGCCGATGTCACAGTGGGTGGACATCGCCTCACCCAAAGGAACTCGGGGGCTGGCTGTCGCCAACGACTCGAAGCATGGCTACTCCGCGCAGGCCGGTGAATTGCGACTCTCCCTGCTGCGCAGTCCGCCCCATGCTTACGATGAAAACACGCCGATAGATTTTTCCAATCCTCATCTTGAATGGATGGATCAGGGGGTTCACGAGTTCCGGCTCGCCCTGATCCCGCACACAGGCGATTGGCGCGACGCAGGAGTGATCGAGATCGCACGGCAGCTCAATCGGCCGCCCATCTGTCTGGCGGAGACTTTTCACGGCGGCAGGCTGCCCGCTCGCGCGGGATTCATCGAATGCCAAGGTGCTGGCGTGTATGTCGGAGCGTTCAAGCCGGCGGAAAAAGGCAAGGGCTGGATCGTGCGCGCCAACGAGTGGTTCGGA